Part of the Debaryomyces hansenii CBS767 chromosome C complete sequence genome is shown below.
TATCtgagttgaaaaattatcaattattcgATGAAGAAACTTTAATAACGTCGATTTTTTGTTCTCCAATAGAccaaaatttattgttaGCTACTGCAACAACTGGAGAGGCAGCATTGGTTAATATTTCAGACTATTCTATGCAACTATTAGATACTGTGCATGATCTTGAATGTTGGACCGGTTCATTTGGTGAGATTGGTGAGTTATCGCAAGTTGTTTTTACAGGTGGTGATGATGCCAAATTGATTGCTCATGATTTGAGGACTAATCAGAGTATTTGGAATACGGGACACCGCCACCACGGTGCAGGTGtagtttcaattctttcacCGGGTCCAAATTGGAACACCAACAACAGTAATCATTTATGGACAGGGTCCTATGATGATAGCTTACGTATCCTAGATTTACGTGTTATAGACAAAGGAAATCCTCTGTTAATTCCGGGATATATTCCTAAAGTGATACAGGAAGGAAATTTAGGCGGAGGGGTCTGGAGGTTAATACCAAGTCCATTGCCAAATGATAATAGGGTTATGTCCTGTTGCATGTATGATGGAGCAAGAATAATAAAGCCTGGCAATGATACTTTTGAAGTTACtagatatttcaaaaggGATCACGAGAGTATGTGTTACGGTGGT
Proteins encoded:
- a CDS encoding DEHA2C10098p (similar to uniprot|P38332 Saccharomyces cerevisiae YBR246w) codes for the protein MSIQNSKRLSLVKTELPPCCVRICPSDNSVIILGTYKLEEDRTRHGSIDVYEYDEQDDNKLTISKQYKVDGAVLDLKFHSKNDSILISAHSTGNLIFWKVDAANRTLSELKNYQLFDEETLITSIFCSPIDQNLLLATATTGEAALVNISDYSMQLLDTVHDLECWTGSFGEIGELSQVVFTGGDDAKLIAHDLRTNQSIWNTGHRHHGAGVVSILSPGPNWNTNNSNHLWTGSYDDSLRILDLRVIDKGNPSLIPGYIPKVIQEGNLGGGVWRLIPSPLPNDNRVMSCCMYDGARIIKPGNDTFEVTRYFKRDHESMCYGGDWSSGGKFIATSSFYDNIVQIWSPDETE